The genomic interval GTCAGTCCATCTTATCGTCCATCATTAAACTTTCTACGGCTATGCTCAAAAATTACTTCCTTATTGCCTGGCGCAATCTTATAAAAAGCCGCTTTTACGCCTTGCTCAATATTGCAGGCCTTGCCACAGGGATTTGCTTCTCCTTTTTGATCGGGGCTTATGTGTGGAGTGAATTTCAAGTTAATGCACACTTACGAGAGATTAATCACCAATACATCATCCAAAGTAAGTGGCGTGATGAGACCATGGGCCGTGAACTTACCTCGGTTGGTCCCTTAGCCAAAGCCTTAAAAGAAAATTATCCACACCTAGTGGCTAATTACTTTAGATGGGACGGAGTAAAAACCATTATTTCTACAGGCCAGAAGAGCTTCCGGGAAGCAGTTGCTATTTGTGATAGTACCCTGCTCACCATGTATGGCTTCAATCTCTTGCACGGAAATGCTTCTACAGCACTCGATGCTCCTTTCCAAGTGGTTATCACAGCAGGGCTAGCCCATAAATACTTTAGCAAAACCGATGTTGTGGGACAGACCCTTTCCCTGCAAAACTTCTCTGGCACAAAACATGATTTTCTTATAACCGGAGTATTGGCTAAGCAAGGGAGAAACTCGATAACGAGTGTGGCTTCCATTAATGAGAGCCTCGAGAATGAGGTGTTTATCTCTACGTCCAACCAGCTTTACTTTGGCAGAAACATGGATTGGTCCAATCCATTTATCATCAGCTATATTGAGCTGCAGAAAGAGGTAAGCCCTCAGGAATTAGTGCAACCCATGCAATACTTGCTAACCCAGCACGCACCCGCTCCAATAGCCACTAACCTATCTCCTTACTTAGTATCACTGGGAGAATATAGCCTACAGGCTAATAATGGCGTTGTAAAAAAAATGCTCCTCGCATTATCAGCGATCTGCTGCTTTATTCTGTTGATGGCTCTGATCAACTTCGTCAACCTATCAATAAGCCACTCTAGTGCGCGTATGCGAGAGATCGGCATTCGCAAAGTCTTAGGGGGAGTCAAAAGGCAAATCATCTGGCAATTCTTAACTGAATCTAGCCTCTTAGTGGCCTTAGCCACGCTATTAGCCATATTAGGCTATGAGCTAAGCAGGGATGTAATGGGAAGCATTTTAGGTAAACCTTTACCAGAACTGAGCGACTTCCCGGCTTACTTTGTAGGCTTCCCTATTCTGCTAATCCTGGTACTGGGAGTGCTCTCAGGTATCTATCCGGCATTTATCTTATCCTCGCTGAAGGCAGTAGAAGTACTAAAAGGGAAAGTTACATCCATCAAAGAAAACATACTGCTGCGTAAAAGTTTAGTTGCTTTTCAGTTTGGAACAGCGATGGTGGTGGGTATCTGTGCCATCATCATCGCTAAACAGATCAACTTGTTTTTTAGCGAAACACTAGGCTATGGCACAGACTATATTTTGTCGGCACAACTGCCCCGCAACTGGACACCCGAAGGGGTGAGAAAAATGGAAAATATACGCAGTCAGTTTGCCGCCCTTCCGGAAGTAAGCCATGTAACCCTCTCGTATGAAGTGCCGGATGGGAATCATAGTGGAAGTGTAGCTATCTACCGTGTAGGTGCTGATTCTACAACAGCCATTGCCTGTCTTCTTTTGATGAGCGATGAATATTATGGGTCAACTTATGATATAGCCATGGTAGCCGGTGAATTTTACTCTGCTCCGGGAGCCTTTACCGATTCCTCCAAAGTAGTCATCAATGAAACAGGGGCGAAAGCCTTAGGATGGCAAAATAGCTTTGAAGCAGTAGGCAAACAAATCCGGTTTACCGATGGGGGGCCGCCCGCAGTAATAGCTGGAGTGACGAAAGATTTTCATTTTGGGTCGATGCAAAAAGCCATTGAGCCGATCCTTTTCATCCATGTAGGAGTGACCAATACCTACCGCTATCTAACCTTTAAACTTAAGCCGGGCAATATAAGTCAAACGCTCACTACCCTACAAAAAAAATGGGCTGCTTTGATGCTAGCTAGCCCTTTCGAGTATACATTTATGGATGATACCTTAGCCAAAGTCTATAGAACGGAACTGCAGTTGAAAAAAGCAGCGTATCTAGCCACACTACTAGCCTTCATGATTGTCTTATTAGGCGTTTTAGGTCTGGTTTCCTTGAGTATTCAAAAACGCACCAAAGAAATAGGCATCAGAAAAGTGCTAGGGGCAAGTGTGGTGGACATAATAGCTTTATTTACCAAAGAGTTTATAGCCATCACGTTAGTGGCGGCCTTGCTTGCTTGTCCGCTGGCTTATCTGTTGATGCGGCAATGGCTCTCGGGGTATGTCTACCAGGTAGAGCTTACCATAATGCCTTTCTTAGCTACTCTTGCCCTGCTGAGTGCGGTGATCCTGCTGGTGATAAGCTTACAATCCAGTAAAGCAGCCCTTGATAATCCAGTGAAGAGTTTAAGAAGTGAATGAGTACAGAGGCTATAAAGATAAGCGTAAACCTCACAACACAGGGCTGATGAAATCAATACAGCTGCCCTGTGTTATTAATCATAGTTAGTATAGGGTTAAGTTGAGAAAGTATTTTTTAGCAGTTGTACGCTGCTTGCTTTTATGGGGAGCCATTAGCAGATAAGATCGATGTTCAATATACTGACAAAAGAAAGGTAAGGACTTCCAGTTGCTGGCTTCCTGTTTTTTGGTTGCAAGCCAAGAAGAAAACTTATTTGGATAAAGGTTTACTGCCTTTCTTTTAAGTTACCTGAAAGGGGCATTTAGACTAACTACTCACTTTTGTGAAAATCCTTTAGGGTAAAAGAGAACTTAACATTTTTGAGCTTTTATGTTAACTTATAGTCGGATAAAACCTCAAAATAAGCCCTGAATTTCATAAATCAACTCTGCATTTTGTTCCATTCTTTATGTGATGAACTGCCATTTGTACTTGTACTTTTACTTACAGTGTCCATTGCTAATCTTTTTTAATTTTAGTGTAAAAGACTGCGTCATAAAACCATAATACTCGTGGTGCTTATGGACAGCAGTATAATCTCCAGCAAATAGTAATGTACCGGATAATCCATCTGTACTCCACCACTTATTGGTAATTTGAGGCAAATAAGCTGAATGCCTGGTGCCTCCCCATGGTTTTTCATTATGAAATATCTTCCAAGGTCCCCAGGGATTTTCACTCTCATACAGTTGCATTTCAGATTCTTTATCCCACTTACTCCATTCTTCATTTGAAGCATTTTCCCGGTGAGGTACTATGTCACTATACATTCCAAGTATATAGCGCTTCAAAGCCTTATTATAAGAAATAGTAGGATGGGCTGTGTGTCCAGGATCGCAAAAAATGGGGTGACTTTCCTCTTCTGATGTAGACCAACTTGGAATATTATTTTCTACTCCTGATAAAAATTGCCATGCCTCCCTGTAAATAATACTATCCTTATGTACCCGGGCCATAAAAACATGATCACCGGTTTCCCAGCTCCCGTCGTTTGACATCGCATACACATAGGGTAAAAGATCGTTAGGTACATCGCTGTATCCGGGGCCAAAATTCAAAAAGGTGAGGCCGGCAAAATTAGGTCCGAGAAAACGAGGTGTCTGGGCATTGGGAATGTTTGTCCAGGTTTTTCCCAAATCGGTGGATTTGATGATTCCAGCTATTCCATAATTTTTTGAATACGATGAAGTAAAAAACATATGGCTCAACATAGGTTCACTTGCACCTTTAAAAGGATCATAGTTTTCTAAGCGAGGCCTGATAGAATCAAAATAAGGCATGATGCGTGGGAGGTTCCAATCATAATCGTATATTATAACATACAGCAATGAGTCCACGGCAATAATTCCGTCAACATACCTGTGTAACATCTTATCCTTAGGCAACATCTTACGAAAAGGAATATCCATGAAATCAGTTACCGTTTCCACTTTATGGTGAGGAGGCGTGCCGGTTACTCTAAGCACATGCGCATAGTTGATGGGGCCTCCAAAGTTTTTTCCATCGTCGTCCAACACATACACAGCATCGTCAATTCCCCACGTCCACCAGTGCATATCAGAACCAGATCCAGGATATCTGGATGGATCTGAACTCCACTGGAAAGAATCTATCAGATCACTTTGTGGATAAGGCATCTTGCGGTGATATTGCGTAGTATGAGTGTTGTCTTTTTCTGTCTGAACACATCCAAATATACATGTTAGGAAGCATGGCAAATACACTATATATTTTAGGAGAGTACTCATAAAATAAATTTAAGTAACAGTTTTTATAATCAAATTCTTGTTAGTGCTTTACTCAAAGGTGTACATTCCTGCAACCGTTTAAGACCTTTGCTCCAAGAAATGCTGTCCTTATAAGGTCGGAAGAACTAGCTTCCCAGAATACACACCTACTTTGAGAGAATTTCAATTTGAGCCAGACTTACGCTTCCCATTCCAGCGAATAATTCGCAAGGGTGCCGCATTAGAACCTATCACAAAGCTTTTCTTTCCTTTTACTTCAATCTCAATAGAAGAGCGGGTATCTTCCTGAATAAAGAAACCACTATGGGAGTAAGGTAATTTTGTAAACTGTCCATATCCGTTACCTATAAGCACAAGGCTGGGGGAGGCATCATATCTGCCGGTCATAAAATCAGGGGTATGATCATTGCCAAATAGTAAAACATCCCTATTCCCATCGTTATTAAAATCACCAGTCTGTATGGATTGCACTGGCGCAAACTGCGCTTCTATAGGTAGTGGATGAAATAAAAATTGCCAGTTGCCTTTGTTTTCAATGTACATGGAACGCATTTCATTTGCCTCCAACCTGTTAAAACTAGCAGTTTCCTCTTTCGGGAATATCCCAGCAAATGTTTGTATGGCAAAAGATTGGTAATTATTAAAACGGGCTTTAATGGCGGGGTACACACTAGCTATTTGGTCACGGCCTGCCAAGGTGTACTCTTGCTTATCCAAAAAATAAGTAATTATGGGTAGAACAGAAATATCGGATAATGGTTTGGCATAGAGTCTGACAGGCGTAGCATTCCAACGGTTGTTTAGTCCCAGATTACCGGCGATAAAATCCTGGTCGCCGTCTCCATCAAAATCTCCTTTTTCAATACTATACCACCATCCGCTCCGCTCGCTTAAACTAGAACTTTCTATTTTTTCCAAAGTTAATCCTTTGTTATTTTTAAATATAGAGACGGGCATGAATTCCCCTACAACCATAAGTTCCGGAAAATGATCATTATCTATATCTATCCATAAAGCATCTGTAACCATCCCTACCCTGCTAAGCACAGGACATACCTTTTGGGTAATGTTGGTGAAATTTCCTTTTCCGTCGTTCAATAAAATAAAACTTTCTGGTATAAGCGGATAACGTCCCGGAACTACTCTGCCTCCCACAAATAAATCTGTATCACCATCCCCGTCAAAGTCGGCTGGCTGTACACAGCTACCACTTGCATACTCAACAGGCATACTTCTTTCGCTACGGATAAAGTTTCCACGTCCGTCATTCAGATACAACCGGTCCTGGTAAGTAGCTGTCAGAGGGTTATATTCGTTTCCGCCGGATACTACATATAAATCCAGATCCTTATCATTATCAGCATCAAAGAGCGAGCCCTGAGCATCTTCAAAGCCTGGGTCTGGCATATCTTTACTAATAAATGTTCCATCATTCTGTTGAAAAAACAATTTTCCCGCAATAGAAGCTGCACCACTCATCCAGAAGTCTTGCAGCTCATCCCCATTCATATCTCCACTAGCCAGTTGAGGTCCGTTCCTGGAAAACCGGTGAGGAACTAGCGGCTCCAGATTGAAGTCTTCAAACTTGTTTTCCTGATGAATGATATCCAGGCCTGCGGATGCAGTGATGTCTGTAAAAAGAGGGGATGCGGACATAGTATCTGTCACAATTGAAAAATCAACCGGTTTGGCTCCCGCATTCCCATGCTCCAGAATGAGCGTCTGATTGGCAACAATGCCAGTTATTTGTTGGTATCGGCCATCAGGCCATACAATTTCCAGTATAGTAAGTAGGGTATCTTCTCCTAAACCTATATGCATTTTGTCTTCTTGGGTAGATTGAAAGCCACGGTATGGATTGTGCTCTAGGTATTGCTGGTTTCGACCATGCACTACTTTTACTTTTGTACCTTGAGAGAAATGTCCTTTTAACCGGAGAGCCAGGTAGTTGTTTTTGTGAAATTGCTCACTGTTGTTTCTAAACACAAATGGCTCAGCATTAATGTTATTGGTCACTAGGTCTAGGTCACCGTCATTATCCAGGTCAGCTAGTACAGTGCCATTGGAAAAACCTTTTTTATCCAGTCCCCACGCCCGGCTCTTATCTTCAAATGTTAAATCCCCTTTGTTCCGGAAAACGAAATTAGGCTTATCTACTGTTTCCAGCTTTTCTAACTCTTTTATCAATTGCCTTTTAACTTCGTCGTAATCGTATGAACTTCGGTTGAACTGCCCGCTGCGGTACATGGTAAAATCTATATTGGTGATATCTTTTGGAATGCCATTGGAAACAAAAAGGTCTTTCCAGCCATCATTATCCAAATCAGCAAACAAAGCAGACCAGCTCCAGTCAGTTTTATAAACACCTGCCAGCTGTCCAATCTCAGAAAACGAAATGTCACCATTGGGAAGCAAGCCATTATGAAGTTGCAACGTATTTCTGGAATACTGAGGAAGATAACCCTGTTGCAGCGAATAATTAAATACATAATTACTAATGCCAATACTCATCAATTTCTGGCGTTTGTTATCGTTAGGAAGCATATCTACCACATAGATATCTGGCAGCAAATCGTTGTTGAAGTCAGCTATATCGCATCCCATGGCAAAGCGGGAGGTATGCTTGATGTATTGCCGGGCTTTCTCTGTAAAGGTGCCATCCCCATTATTAATATACACCAAATCATCATAGGCATAATCGTTGGCAACATATATATCCGGCCAGTTATCATGGTTGAGGTCGGATATAGCTATTCCTAAGCCAAAACCTTCATTAATAATCCCGCTAGCCCTGCCGACTTCGGTAAAAGTAGTATTTTCGTTATTTCTGAACAGTTTATCGTTACTTGGAGCCGACCCATCCAGGGTTTTAGTTTTAGGATAATTAGGGTTTTTCTTTTCATGAAAATGGTTGAGCAAGTACATATCCAGGTCGCCATCCCGGTCGTAGTCAAAAAATGCTGCCTGGGTAGAGAATCCCTGGTAGTCAAGGCCATATTCCTTTGCTTTTTCTAAAAATTTTACTTTCCCCCCTTCCTGCTGCTTTCCGGAACTAATAAAAAGCTGGTTAGGCGAATGGGATAACCCGGCATGAGATACATATATATCCGGCCAGCCATCCCCGTTTACATCTGCTACACTCACGCCTGTACACCATCCACTCGTCTGAATGCCAGATGCACCAGTTATATCTTCAAACTGAAAATTACCTTTATTCATATACAACTTGCCCGCTACCTGATTTCCGGAAAAAAATAGGTCTGTGAGCCCATCGTTATTAAAGTCAGCTGCGGCTACTCCCCCACCATTATAAAAATAATCGTATTCAAAAATATTATTGTCAAAATCAGGCTTGAGTGTGTTTTCAAAAAAGATTCCACTCCTTTGTGAAGAAATAAGTTCAAATAATGTTTCTTCCGTTTTTTGTTTGTCAGAATCCCGACATGAAGACAATAAAGCAATTAGTACTCCCAACAATAAATATCTTTTTCGCAGAAACTTCATTAAGTAAATTATTAACATTTTCAGAAAGTCCTCCTGATTTGTGCATTTATAGCTTCCTAAATAGTAAGCTAAAACCTGTGAGAGTTATTAATCCTCACAGGTTTTAGCTTGTCTAATCATTGACTTTACCAAACTTATGTTTCATTATAAAAAACCATACATTAGTTTTTTCTAAAAAGTATAGTCATGTTGCGGCAACAGAAGTATAGACATAAAACCAATAAAAAGCTGTAGTTAAAATTTTAATACTAATAATCAAGTCTGGTTAATAACCTTCATTCTGACAAAGGTTTGGGTTTTGATCACGTTCCGACTGAGGGATAGGAAGCTTGTTATATTTGGGATCGTAGGGTTGGCCTTGGCCATCCTTTAAATCTTTAAGTCTACCGGTACGGGTGTAATAAAACCACATGTTGGGTTCCGTATTCAGTTCCCAACGGCGTTCGTTCATCAGGGCCCTCATAAATATCTCCCTATCGCTGGATACGACCAGATTGGGTAGTTTGGCCCGGCTTCTGACGGCATTGAGCTGAGCGTAGGCTTCCGTGGTTTTGCCTTGCTCAAACAGAATTTCGGCGTAATTGAGCAGGAACTCTGCGTAACGCATCAGCGGAACATTGGAGCCATCCACATCTCCGGATTTCCCCAGCCAATACTTGGTTGAAAAATCGACGTTCTTCTGGGTAAGCTTAAATGTAGTGCCAAGAATAACGGGTTCACTCATCCGCTCGCCTTTGTAGGTTTCCCCTTCTCGCACTATCAAGCTTCGTCTTTCGTCAAGGGGATCCATAGAGTTTCTCAAGTCCTGACCAAGAACCATTTCTCCCCAACCGCCAAACGGAGCATAATCGCCCGAAATACCATCAGGTGCGGTAAAGGCTCCGATTAGGGATCCGGTTTGAACTTGATTGGACCATTCGAAACCGCCATCCCTGTATTGCACTTCAAAGATAGACTCTCCGGTATTTTCAGGGGTTAACGCTTCCGAAAATGCAGCGCGTGGAGTAACCGCCAACTTATAATTATTCATAGCTATCAGGTCTTCAGAGGCTTTGGCGGCAGCTGCCCAGTCTTTTTTGTACATGTAGGCATTGGCCAGGAAAGCTAAGGCAGCGCCTTTGGTAGCCCGTCCATAGTTGGCGTCCCCCCATTCTGCCCGTGTGGGCAGGCTCTGGCTGGCAGTCGTTAAATCAGTGATCACCTGGTCCCATATCTGGTCTTCCGGGATACATCCTACTGTAGTTTGCGAGATAGAATAAGTCTCCAATAGCAGGGGCGCATTGCCGAAGGCGCGTGCAATATTAAAGTAAGCAAAGCCACGGAGAAACTTGGATTCTCCCTCAATTTTTGCTCTGTCAGTCTCGCTTAGCGTTGCCGGGGCTTCCTCCAGTTTTGCCAGAAGGGTATTTGTCCGGCTACCGATCATGTACATGGATTGCCAGTAATTTCTGATGGTTCCTTGCGTAGGAACCATGTAGGCAGTAAGCTCCATGGGTATGGTGCTCTTAGGACGTGCCTCCTGAGAAATATATCCCATCATTTGAGTCCAATCGCTGAATCTGAGCAATTCGGTGTAAGTTCCGATGATGAAGGAATTGAACTGCTCAGCCGTTTTAAAAAATGTAACGTCTGTGAACTGATTGGACGGAGGGTTGAATTCAAGAAATTTATCTTTGCACGACCACACTATAAGCAGGGTGAAAATTGCAGTATATACAAGTGTCTTTTTCATATATTTTTTAATAAGATTATTAAATGTTAAATTTATAATGGGGGGATTCAGCCATTAAAATTGAAAGTTGATCCCACCAGTGAACATCCTTGAGACTGGGTAACGGCCAAAATCAACGCCAGTCTGCAGGGCATTGCCCCTGCCATTGGAAACACGGCTTCCCATCTCCGGGTCATAACCACTATACTTGGTGAAAGTAAATAGGTTCTGAGCCGCTACATATATGCGGGCGCGGCTCATACGCACCATCTGGGAGATTGCTTCCGGAAGCGTGTATCCTAGTTGCACATTACGTACCCTAAGAAACGCGCCGTTTTCGATGTTAAAGTCCGAGAACCATCTGTTGGAAAGGGCAGCATCGTGGGTGTTGCGCGTAAAGGTATTGCTCCTGTTCTCAGGTGTCCAACTTTCCAATAAATCCGTCAAGCCGTTGTTAATTCCTCCGGCGGTGTTGCTGTACTTCATATGGTTCAGCCAGTATTTGGTTTGGTTAGCAATCTCAAGACCTGCCTGGCCATTCAGCAAGACGGAAAGGTCAAAGCCTTTGAAATTCACATTCATATTAAAGCCGAAAGTATATTTAGGCAGCCCGTTGCCGATAATCGTCCTGTCCCGGTCGGTAAGTACGCCATCGCCGTTCAGGTCTTTGTACCGGCGGTCACCGGGCTTTACATCTGCTAAGCCGCTCATGGCACTCGCATCTACTTCTTCCTGGGTCTGGAAAATGCCATCGGTCAAATAGCCGTAAAAACTGCCAACAGGCTCGCCTACTAATGTACGGGTTTCAGCCCCGCCATCATCGCCGGCCGAAATATTTGAAGAAACGTATCCGGTTTCGTTGCCGGTCAGTTTCGTTACTTTATTGGTCAGCGTAGCAAAATTGACGCCGGTAGAGAAACCAAGGTCTCCGAACTGGCGGGTATAACCCAGGGCAACTTCTATCCCGCTGTTCTTCATCGAGAACCCATTTCTAGTTATTTTATTATTCAGAACGCCCACATAGGCGGGAAGCGGGAATTCGCCAAGCATATCATCAATCTTCTTTACATAGTAATCGGCAGTCAGGCTGAGGCTGTTGTCCAGGAAAGTGGCATCGATACCAACATTGGCCTGGGTAGATGTTTCCCAACGAATATCAGCTGTACCAATCCTATCCTGATAAAAGCCCACAACTGGGTCCTGGTTCAGGCCTAAAGGATACCGTCTCCGGTTTCCCTCGTTGGCATATATACTTAGGTATTGAAAAGATGGTATACCTTGGTTACCTACCTCGCCATAACTGGCCCGCATTTTCAGCTGGCTAACAAATGGCATGGATGCCATAAAATTCTCTTCAGAAACCAACCAGCCTACGGAAACCGATGGGAATACCCCGTACTGATAATCGCCGTCGGGGTTGAAGTTGGAGGATCCGTCGCGGCGGATATTAGCTGTCAAGAGGTATTTACCAGCGTAGTCGTAGGTGACACGTCCTAAATAAGACAACAGCGCAAACTCGCCAGGTGCACCACCGGATACAGTCCGGTCGGAAAACAGCGCACCATCTACATATGGCTGGTCATTGGGGTTTTTTTGGGTGTTGATGCTGATCCCCTGGCTGGTGCCTTTCAGTGCATCAATACCAGCAAGGGCAGTTAAATTATGCTTGCCAAAAGATTTGCCGTACGAAATGGTGTTAATCCAGTTCCACTGATTGCCCTGGTTTGGCCCGGTCCATAATTGTGCATTACTTCCGTAAAGCCCCCTGCCCTCCAATATAGGCACCGGCATGCCTTTCCAAAAACTTTCACTGTTTCTATTGTAAAAAGTAAGGTTGATGGCCGAACGGACCTTGAGGCCCTTGATCAGTTCGTATTCCCCGAAAGCAGCGGCCAAAAATTCCTGCGATTTGTACTTTACTTCTCTCAACTTTTCATAAGCGTATGTCGGGTGACTTAAGCCTTGCGGGTACCAAACAGGAGTAGCGACGTTGGTAACGAAAACCGTTCCGTCGTAGCCATAATAATTATTACCAGTCGGATCGATGCTTCCATCAGGATTGATGCCGAACAGCCCTTCCTGGGGAGCAACCAGCGGAATGGTCGGTTGAGAAACCGCCGCCGTTATTAAACCGCCCTGGGTACTACTTCCATTTCCTCCGTCCGTCTGGGTTCCCCTCTTGTCCTCGAAGGCACCGTTTAGCGTGAGGCCTACTTTAAAACGGGGAGTGATATCGAAATCATTGTTTATCCGCGCCGTATAGCGTTTGTAATGTGATTGAGCTACAATACCTCCCTGATCGAAATAGCCCACCGACACCAGTGAGCGGGACTTTTCACTCCCACCCGATACATTCACGTTGTAGCTTTGAATGGGGGCCGATCTGAAGATTTCATCTTGCCAGTTGGTGTTGGGCACCGTGCTGGGGTTACTCCAGGCGGGATTGGGTTCTTTACCTGCGCTAACCAGATTTTCATTGGCGAGCCTGACAAATTGTGGTCCATTTAACAAATCCAGCTTCCGGGAGGCACTTTGGATACCTGCGTAGGCGTCCAGCGTTACCTGGATTTTTCCCGCCACACCGCGCTTTGTGGTGACGATTACTACGCCATTGCTCCCTCTCGAACCATATATGGCTGCCGAAGCCGCATCTTTGAGCACATCTATGCGGTCAATATCATTGGGGTTAATGGCATTCAATGACCCGTAGGGTACTCCGTCAACAATATACAAAGGCTCGTTGCTCCCATTGATGGAGCCCAGGCCACGGATTCTTACCGATACATTACCGCCGGGTTCGCCAGAGTTCTGGGTGACCTGTACGCCAGCTATTCTACCCTGCAACGTCTGATCCAGGCCTGTTACTGCCACACCGGCTATTTCCTTGGTCGTTACTGATCCAACTGCGCCGGTTACTTCGCGTTGTTTTTGCGTACCGTACCCAATTACTACTACCTCTGATAAGGTTTTAATATCGGGTATCAATTTTACATCAA from Rhodocytophaga rosea carries:
- a CDS encoding ABC transporter permease, translated to MLKNYFLIAWRNLIKSRFYALLNIAGLATGICFSFLIGAYVWSEFQVNAHLREINHQYIIQSKWRDETMGRELTSVGPLAKALKENYPHLVANYFRWDGVKTIISTGQKSFREAVAICDSTLLTMYGFNLLHGNASTALDAPFQVVITAGLAHKYFSKTDVVGQTLSLQNFSGTKHDFLITGVLAKQGRNSITSVASINESLENEVFISTSNQLYFGRNMDWSNPFIISYIELQKEVSPQELVQPMQYLLTQHAPAPIATNLSPYLVSLGEYSLQANNGVVKKMLLALSAICCFILLMALINFVNLSISHSSARMREIGIRKVLGGVKRQIIWQFLTESSLLVALATLLAILGYELSRDVMGSILGKPLPELSDFPAYFVGFPILLILVLGVLSGIYPAFILSSLKAVEVLKGKVTSIKENILLRKSLVAFQFGTAMVVGICAIIIAKQINLFFSETLGYGTDYILSAQLPRNWTPEGVRKMENIRSQFAALPEVSHVTLSYEVPDGNHSGSVAIYRVGADSTTAIACLLLMSDEYYGSTYDIAMVAGEFYSAPGAFTDSSKVVINETGAKALGWQNSFEAVGKQIRFTDGGPPAVIAGVTKDFHFGSMQKAIEPILFIHVGVTNTYRYLTFKLKPGNISQTLTTLQKKWAALMLASPFEYTFMDDTLAKVYRTELQLKKAAYLATLLAFMIVLLGVLGLVSLSIQKRTKEIGIRKVLGASVVDIIALFTKEFIAITLVAALLACPLAYLLMRQWLSGYVYQVELTIMPFLATLALLSAVILLVISLQSSKAALDNPVKSLRSE
- a CDS encoding DUF4185 domain-containing protein encodes the protein MPYPQSDLIDSFQWSSDPSRYPGSGSDMHWWTWGIDDAVYVLDDDGKNFGGPINYAHVLRVTGTPPHHKVETVTDFMDIPFRKMLPKDKMLHRYVDGIIAVDSLLYVIIYDYDWNLPRIMPYFDSIRPRLENYDPFKGASEPMLSHMFFTSSYSKNYGIAGIIKSTDLGKTWTNIPNAQTPRFLGPNFAGLTFLNFGPGYSDVPNDLLPYVYAMSNDGSWETGDHVFMARVHKDSIIYREAWQFLSGVENNIPSWSTSEEESHPIFCDPGHTAHPTISYNKALKRYILGMYSDIVPHRENASNEEWSKWDKESEMQLYESENPWGPWKIFHNEKPWGGTRHSAYLPQITNKWWSTDGLSGTLLFAGDYTAVHKHHEYYGFMTQSFTLKLKKISNGHCK
- a CDS encoding RagB/SusD family nutrient uptake outer membrane protein produces the protein MKKTLVYTAIFTLLIVWSCKDKFLEFNPPSNQFTDVTFFKTAEQFNSFIIGTYTELLRFSDWTQMMGYISQEARPKSTIPMELTAYMVPTQGTIRNYWQSMYMIGSRTNTLLAKLEEAPATLSETDRAKIEGESKFLRGFAYFNIARAFGNAPLLLETYSISQTTVGCIPEDQIWDQVITDLTTASQSLPTRAEWGDANYGRATKGAALAFLANAYMYKKDWAAAAKASEDLIAMNNYKLAVTPRAAFSEALTPENTGESIFEVQYRDGGFEWSNQVQTGSLIGAFTAPDGISGDYAPFGGWGEMVLGQDLRNSMDPLDERRSLIVREGETYKGERMSEPVILGTTFKLTQKNVDFSTKYWLGKSGDVDGSNVPLMRYAEFLLNYAEILFEQGKTTEAYAQLNAVRSRAKLPNLVVSSDREIFMRALMNERRWELNTEPNMWFYYTRTGRLKDLKDGQGQPYDPKYNKLPIPQSERDQNPNLCQNEGY
- a CDS encoding VCBS repeat-containing protein, with amino-acid sequence MKFLRKRYLLLGVLIALLSSCRDSDKQKTEETLFELISSQRSGIFFENTLKPDFDNNIFEYDYFYNGGGVAAADFNNDGLTDLFFSGNQVAGKLYMNKGNFQFEDITGASGIQTSGWCTGVSVADVNGDGWPDIYVSHAGLSHSPNQLFISSGKQQEGGKVKFLEKAKEYGLDYQGFSTQAAFFDYDRDGDLDMYLLNHFHEKKNPNYPKTKTLDGSAPSNDKLFRNNENTTFTEVGRASGIINEGFGLGIAISDLNHDNWPDIYVANDYAYDDLVYINNGDGTFTEKARQYIKHTSRFAMGCDIADFNNDLLPDIYVVDMLPNDNKRQKLMSIGISNYVFNYSLQQGYLPQYSRNTLQLHNGLLPNGDISFSEIGQLAGVYKTDWSWSALFADLDNDGWKDLFVSNGIPKDITNIDFTMYRSGQFNRSSYDYDEVKRQLIKELEKLETVDKPNFVFRNKGDLTFEDKSRAWGLDKKGFSNGTVLADLDNDGDLDLVTNNINAEPFVFRNNSEQFHKNNYLALRLKGHFSQGTKVKVVHGRNQQYLEHNPYRGFQSTQEDKMHIGLGEDTLLTILEIVWPDGRYQQITGIVANQTLILEHGNAGAKPVDFSIVTDTMSASPLFTDITASAGLDIIHQENKFEDFNLEPLVPHRFSRNGPQLASGDMNGDELQDFWMSGAASIAGKLFFQQNDGTFISKDMPDPGFEDAQGSLFDADNDKDLDLYVVSGGNEYNPLTATYQDRLYLNDGRGNFIRSERSMPVEYASGSCVQPADFDGDGDTDLFVGGRVVPGRYPLIPESFILLNDGKGNFTNITQKVCPVLSRVGMVTDALWIDIDNDHFPELMVVGEFMPVSIFKNNKGLTLEKIESSSLSERSGWWYSIEKGDFDGDGDQDFIAGNLGLNNRWNATPVRLYAKPLSDISVLPIITYFLDKQEYTLAGRDQIASVYPAIKARFNNYQSFAIQTFAGIFPKEETASFNRLEANEMRSMYIENKGNWQFLFHPLPIEAQFAPVQSIQTGDFNNDGNRDVLLFGNDHTPDFMTGRYDASPSLVLIGNGYGQFTKLPYSHSGFFIQEDTRSSIEIEVKGKKSFVIGSNAAPLRIIRWNGKRKSGSN